In Opitutaceae bacterium TAV5, one genomic interval encodes:
- a CDS encoding Alginate lyase, translated as MTTMKSRRHLLAMLPAMAFAFSAATAGPAETRPPALVNIDHADLLAIRAEIRAGKPERQPAFETLLREATSYLAVTPDSVVNKTRIPPSGDKHDFFAIGSYSWPNPDTPDSMPWIRRDGHVNPDTNGPDYDKRRYVVMRIRVNALALAWFCTEDERHAAKAADILRAWFIAPATRMNPNFNYSSSLPGVHDGMAIGIIEGAELIGLLDSVKLLATSRSWTRADDDALRRWFYDYTTWLLESPLGKEELRSDSNHGVWYDAQIAAFSIYSGHTARAREAVLRGRDRIAQQMVADGSLPQELKRNRSFNYSVYALRAFTALARCGDIIGEDLWHYRTPDGRGLEKGFAFIAPYLANEKPWTWRSLDKEPNNLAIQITRLAARAYAANADLVQALDRATRHLATLRPVDDRIVRLSGLTPPSP; from the coding sequence ATGACCACCATGAAATCCCGCCGACATCTCCTCGCCATGCTCCCGGCGATGGCATTCGCCTTCTCTGCCGCCACCGCCGGTCCTGCGGAGACCCGCCCGCCTGCTCTCGTCAATATCGACCACGCCGATCTCCTCGCCATTCGCGCCGAGATCCGGGCCGGCAAACCCGAACGGCAACCCGCCTTCGAAACTCTCCTTCGGGAAGCCACCTCGTATCTCGCCGTCACACCCGACTCCGTCGTCAACAAAACCCGTATCCCGCCCTCCGGGGACAAGCACGATTTCTTCGCCATCGGCAGCTACTCCTGGCCCAACCCCGACACGCCCGACAGCATGCCCTGGATTCGCCGGGATGGCCATGTGAATCCCGACACAAACGGTCCCGACTACGACAAACGCCGTTACGTGGTCATGCGCATCCGCGTCAACGCGCTGGCCCTCGCCTGGTTCTGCACGGAGGACGAACGCCATGCTGCCAAGGCCGCCGACATCCTGCGTGCCTGGTTCATCGCGCCTGCCACACGGATGAATCCGAATTTCAACTACTCGTCATCGCTGCCCGGCGTCCATGACGGCATGGCGATCGGCATCATCGAGGGCGCCGAGCTGATCGGCCTGCTCGATTCCGTAAAACTTCTCGCAACCTCCCGAAGCTGGACCCGGGCCGACGACGATGCGCTCCGCCGCTGGTTTTACGACTACACGACCTGGCTGCTCGAAAGTCCCCTTGGCAAGGAGGAGCTCCGTTCCGACAGCAACCATGGCGTCTGGTACGATGCACAGATCGCCGCCTTTTCGATCTACAGCGGACACACCGCCCGAGCCCGCGAGGCCGTCCTCCGCGGACGCGACCGGATTGCGCAGCAGATGGTGGCCGACGGCAGCTTGCCGCAGGAACTCAAGCGCAACCGTTCGTTCAACTACTCCGTCTATGCCCTGCGGGCCTTCACCGCGCTCGCCCGCTGCGGCGATATTATCGGAGAGGATCTCTGGCACTACCGCACGCCCGACGGACGCGGCCTCGAAAAAGGCTTTGCATTCATCGCTCCCTATCTCGCCAACGAAAAACCCTGGACCTGGCGCAGCCTCGACAAGGAGCCCAACAACCTCGCCATCCAGATCACGCGTCTGGCCGCCAGGGCTTACGCGGCGAACGCCGACCTTGTCCAGGCTCTCGACCGTGCCACCCGCCACCTCGCCACCCTGCGTCCTGTTGACGACCGCATCGTCCGGTTGTCGGGCCTGACCCCGCCATCGCCATGA
- a CDS encoding anchor protein: MQNTTKPFTRLASLASAALLLSASQLHAVVITDPVLTTGPGSMDKDTGKIGITKTVTGSTEKSVLETTDGFAVIKEGFAGFERYGTSTNTFSFTEANRPDVRFSISGTSVNTEAGRELTNPDYLATDTGMRLVNGGAAGYVKATIEFGSLDGGSFTTGEGVAAVGFLLTGPSGQFSRVTSITATFFSVAGTALSTQTMDESLAGAQGLYFGYKASGVDLIGSVEITVNVTAQSGQTVTLGLNNFGFAPAGTIPEPAGIALTAGLGVGALILVRRIRRQAR, translated from the coding sequence ATGCAAAACACAACGAAACCGTTCACCCGCCTTGCTTCTCTCGCCTCTGCCGCACTCCTGCTTTCCGCGTCCCAACTGCATGCGGTCGTGATCACCGATCCCGTGCTCACGACCGGCCCCGGTTCCATGGACAAGGATACCGGAAAAATCGGTATCACGAAAACAGTGACCGGGAGCACCGAAAAATCCGTGCTCGAAACGACCGACGGTTTTGCCGTCATTAAAGAGGGGTTTGCGGGATTCGAGAGATACGGGACATCGACCAACACGTTTTCGTTTACCGAGGCCAACCGTCCCGATGTCCGTTTCTCCATTTCCGGGACCAGCGTGAACACCGAGGCGGGCCGCGAACTCACCAATCCCGACTACCTGGCGACGGATACCGGCATGCGTCTCGTCAACGGAGGCGCCGCCGGCTACGTCAAGGCGACCATCGAGTTTGGTTCGCTGGACGGTGGAAGCTTCACGACAGGCGAAGGCGTCGCCGCGGTCGGATTCCTTCTCACGGGGCCCAGCGGCCAGTTCTCCCGGGTGACATCCATCACGGCCACCTTCTTCTCCGTGGCCGGCACGGCTCTTTCCACCCAGACCATGGACGAATCGCTTGCCGGAGCCCAGGGTCTGTATTTCGGCTACAAGGCGTCCGGCGTCGATCTGATCGGTTCGGTGGAAATCACGGTCAACGTCACCGCCCAGTCAGGACAGACGGTCACTCTCGGTCTCAACAACTTCGGCTTTGCCCCTGCGGGCACCATCCCCGAACCTGCCGGTATCGCCCTGACCGCCGGCCTTGGCGTGGGTGCCCTGATTCTCGTTCGTCGCATCCGCCGGCAGGCCCGCTGA
- a CDS encoding LacI family transcriptional regulator encodes MISKSPTYRDIAQRAGVSIATVSFALRNRSKVSEETRRRIKAIAAECGYRPNPMVTALMSQHRRRSARQQMRAIIVSFSPGWMPEAAGGHSTLSRFRDGERTACEETGFILEGMLWGEFEESARRVFARLRARRVPGVVFRGGSVPKWCESGWDNYAFAALGSPLRNFNAHLSMADHYGNAWLVMDRLAALGYRRPGFVLERSLWVNYRALSAYMGWARINGYEAPAPLVVDHWDREAFLRWFGQGRPDAIVVSSGEPIDYLKVAGIRIPEDVGIAHLDLDDSWQHLAGVRQNNFEAGRAAVHLVIDQINRNVCGIPEHPRSMFITGDWFAGPSVRKQER; translated from the coding sequence ATGATTTCAAAATCGCCGACTTATCGTGATATTGCGCAACGGGCGGGAGTGAGCATTGCGACCGTAAGTTTCGCGTTGCGCAACCGGTCCAAGGTATCGGAAGAAACGCGACGACGGATCAAGGCCATCGCCGCGGAGTGCGGTTACCGGCCCAATCCGATGGTGACGGCGCTGATGTCGCAACACCGGCGGCGGTCGGCACGGCAGCAGATGCGGGCGATCATCGTATCGTTTTCTCCGGGCTGGATGCCGGAGGCGGCCGGCGGGCATTCGACCCTCTCCCGCTTCCGGGACGGGGAACGGACAGCGTGCGAGGAGACCGGTTTCATTCTCGAAGGCATGTTGTGGGGGGAATTCGAGGAATCGGCCCGGCGTGTGTTCGCCCGGCTGCGCGCGCGTCGGGTGCCCGGCGTGGTGTTTCGCGGCGGCAGCGTGCCGAAATGGTGCGAGTCGGGCTGGGACAACTACGCGTTCGCCGCCCTCGGCTCTCCGCTCAGGAATTTCAACGCGCATCTCAGCATGGCCGATCACTACGGCAACGCGTGGCTGGTGATGGACAGGCTGGCCGCGCTGGGATACCGGCGCCCGGGATTCGTCCTGGAGCGGTCATTATGGGTCAATTACCGGGCGCTGTCCGCCTATATGGGCTGGGCCAGGATCAACGGATACGAGGCTCCCGCGCCGCTGGTGGTGGACCACTGGGACCGCGAGGCGTTTCTGCGCTGGTTCGGGCAGGGACGGCCGGACGCCATCGTGGTGTCGTCAGGGGAGCCGATCGACTATCTGAAAGTAGCAGGGATCCGCATTCCGGAGGATGTCGGGATCGCTCATCTGGATCTGGATGATTCGTGGCAGCACCTGGCCGGAGTCAGGCAAAACAACTTCGAGGCAGGTCGCGCCGCCGTGCATCTGGTGATCGACCAGATCAACCGCAATGTCTGCGGCATTCCGGAGCATCCGCGTTCCATGTTCATCACTGGCGACTGGTTCGCCGGGCCAAGCGTGAGGAAGCAAGAACGCTGA
- a CDS encoding 6-phosphogluconolactonase: MTTTPYGRLLVAEKSAFFQTALDLALEQRSRTPEGERFLWALTGGGTPKEWYRWAVTTGALPAAVAAAIDWTVSDERHVPPESPESNFGNAVRDLLDPLGVPAGRRHPWPVHLAPAEAAHAYAPALAALRDPASGAHARAYNVCFLGMGDDCHTASLFPGTPLLAGDGGALFGAQEVPGKGWRLTITPTGLAACDLIVVMTLGAGKADALHRVMKGHYAPNETPSQILKTVADKTVWLVDEAAAAKL, translated from the coding sequence ATGACCACCACACCTTACGGCCGCCTCCTTGTTGCGGAAAAATCCGCGTTCTTTCAAACCGCGCTCGATCTCGCGCTCGAACAGCGCAGCCGCACGCCCGAGGGGGAACGTTTTCTCTGGGCGCTGACCGGCGGCGGCACGCCGAAGGAGTGGTATCGCTGGGCCGTCACGACCGGCGCACTCCCGGCCGCCGTTGCCGCGGCGATCGACTGGACGGTGAGCGACGAACGCCACGTGCCGCCCGAAAGCCCCGAGAGCAATTTCGGCAACGCGGTCCGCGACCTGCTTGATCCGCTCGGCGTTCCCGCGGGCCGCCGTCATCCGTGGCCCGTCCACCTCGCGCCCGCCGAAGCTGCGCACGCCTACGCCCCGGCCCTTGCTGCGCTCCGCGATCCGGCCAGCGGCGCCCATGCCCGCGCCTACAATGTCTGCTTCCTCGGCATGGGCGACGACTGCCACACCGCCTCGCTCTTTCCGGGCACGCCGCTCCTGGCCGGGGACGGTGGCGCCCTTTTCGGCGCGCAGGAAGTCCCCGGCAAGGGCTGGCGCCTGACGATCACGCCCACTGGCCTTGCCGCCTGTGACCTGATCGTGGTCATGACGCTCGGCGCCGGCAAGGCCGACGCGCTGCACCGTGTCATGAAGGGACACTACGCGCCGAACGAAACGCCTTCGCAGATCCTCAAAACCGTCGCCGACAAAACCGTGTGGCTGGTGGACGAAGCGGCCGCGGCGAAGCTGTGA
- a CDS encoding glucose-6-phosphate dehydrogenase → MPAIFNALPGIEVPVDAISKSLASLWSNPEITGLDPDDPASAGIEDPKATQVNFVLHLGFQTTEEDALVQFRIAVEFSRRYPCRVVVLCPMRYDEVGDEMRAKIYGECHPGKTRGDLRCCEFVLLSYPMSARQYLEDQVSICLSTDLPLYYWVHRFTSSTRLSDYRYLLGRSKRVIFDSAIAPADVLTFNWPNPAAVRDLAHARLLPVRQSIGQFLANYEPAALADGLQGIRAHAGAGVVAEARSLLHWAHERLADCGAPAGLPLHFSASPKLATDETELIFEYGNAHHFRWAGKLHHGCAQLEADYGEGREEIKTAINLLAPEAALSEAMFF, encoded by the coding sequence ATGCCTGCCATTTTCAACGCCCTGCCCGGAATCGAGGTTCCCGTTGACGCCATTTCCAAAAGCCTCGCCAGCCTCTGGTCCAACCCCGAGATCACCGGCCTCGATCCCGACGATCCGGCTTCCGCGGGCATCGAGGACCCCAAGGCCACGCAGGTGAACTTCGTGCTCCACCTCGGTTTCCAGACCACCGAGGAGGATGCGCTTGTCCAGTTTCGCATCGCCGTCGAATTTTCCCGCCGTTATCCGTGCCGCGTCGTCGTGCTTTGCCCCATGCGTTACGACGAAGTCGGCGACGAGATGCGCGCCAAGATTTATGGCGAATGCCATCCGGGAAAAACCCGCGGCGATCTCCGCTGCTGCGAGTTCGTGCTTCTCAGTTACCCGATGAGCGCGCGCCAGTATCTGGAAGACCAGGTTTCCATCTGCCTCTCCACCGACCTGCCGCTCTATTACTGGGTCCACCGCTTCACCTCCAGCACCCGGCTCAGCGACTACCGTTACCTGCTCGGCCGCTCCAAGCGGGTGATTTTCGACAGCGCCATCGCGCCGGCCGACGTGCTCACCTTCAACTGGCCCAACCCCGCCGCCGTGCGCGATCTCGCCCACGCCCGCCTGCTGCCCGTGCGCCAGTCCATCGGCCAGTTCCTTGCGAATTACGAACCCGCCGCGCTCGCCGACGGCCTCCAGGGCATCCGCGCCCACGCCGGCGCGGGCGTCGTGGCCGAGGCGCGCTCGCTTCTCCACTGGGCGCATGAACGCCTCGCCGATTGCGGCGCGCCTGCCGGGCTGCCGCTCCACTTCAGCGCGTCGCCCAAACTCGCGACCGACGAGACCGAGCTGATTTTCGAATACGGCAACGCGCACCACTTCCGCTGGGCCGGCAAACTCCACCACGGTTGTGCGCAACTCGAGGCCGACTACGGCGAGGGCCGCGAGGAGATCAAGACCGCCATCAACCTCCTCGCCCCCGAAGCCGCGCTCTCCGAGGCGATGTTTTTCTGA
- a CDS encoding glucose-6-phosphate 1-dehydrogenase yields the protein MSAADAHRHPFLQGLSKHRGAPPTVIVIFGASGDLTARKLIPAIYNLGFDNLLPADFHLVGYGRKPIPDDEFRKIATDAVKEFSRRELNADVWDRVASRTTYVAGGYDDPEAFKRLAAHITGLEKKHGRELQTLFYISTPPSVFEPILENLGASGLASKYLGQPHHAKVIIEKPFGRDLASALELNGTIRRVFEEHQVYRIDHYLGKETVQDMLVQRFSNAIFEPLWNRNYINSVQITVAEEVGVGTRGGYYEQSGCLRDMIQNHTMQLVALTAMEPPVSLAAEAVRDEKVKLLKAIQPLRLGSGPESDVARAQYAAGMTGGKQVKGYLEEEGISEKSATETYAAIRLSINNWRWQGVPFYLRSGKRMARRVTEIAIEFKRPPGTLFAGGGFDLAPNTLSFQIQPDEGLNLILNGKVPGLETRTQPVKMNFRYSATFGSNTPEAYERLVLDAMIGDGTLFIRGDEAETSWKLYTPLLEAWAAAGREGIDTYAAGSWGPAAADALLAREGHTWRKP from the coding sequence ATGTCTGCCGCCGACGCTCACCGCCATCCGTTCCTGCAAGGTCTCAGCAAGCACCGGGGCGCTCCGCCCACCGTCATCGTCATTTTTGGCGCATCCGGCGACCTCACCGCCCGCAAGCTCATCCCCGCCATCTACAACCTCGGCTTCGACAACCTCCTCCCCGCCGATTTCCATCTCGTCGGCTACGGACGCAAGCCCATCCCCGACGACGAATTCCGGAAGATCGCCACCGACGCCGTGAAAGAGTTTTCCCGCCGCGAGCTCAATGCCGACGTCTGGGACCGCGTCGCCTCCCGCACCACCTACGTCGCCGGCGGCTACGATGATCCCGAAGCCTTCAAACGCCTCGCCGCCCACATCACCGGACTCGAAAAGAAGCACGGCCGCGAACTGCAAACGCTTTTCTACATCTCCACGCCGCCTTCCGTATTCGAACCCATCCTGGAAAACCTCGGCGCCTCCGGTCTCGCCTCGAAATACCTCGGCCAGCCGCATCACGCCAAGGTCATCATCGAAAAACCCTTCGGCAGGGACCTCGCCTCCGCCCTCGAACTCAACGGCACCATCCGCCGTGTCTTCGAGGAGCACCAGGTGTATCGGATCGATCACTACCTCGGCAAGGAGACCGTGCAGGACATGCTCGTGCAGCGTTTCTCCAACGCCATCTTTGAACCGCTCTGGAACCGCAACTACATCAACTCCGTGCAGATCACCGTGGCCGAGGAAGTCGGCGTGGGCACGCGCGGCGGTTATTACGAGCAGAGCGGCTGCCTGCGCGACATGATCCAGAACCACACCATGCAGCTCGTCGCGCTCACCGCGATGGAGCCGCCTGTGTCGCTCGCCGCCGAAGCCGTCCGTGACGAGAAGGTCAAGCTCCTGAAAGCCATCCAGCCTCTCCGGCTCGGCTCCGGACCCGAATCCGACGTGGCCCGCGCCCAGTACGCCGCCGGCATGACGGGCGGCAAGCAGGTGAAAGGTTATCTGGAAGAGGAGGGCATCTCCGAAAAATCCGCGACCGAGACCTACGCGGCGATCCGCCTCTCGATCAACAACTGGCGCTGGCAGGGCGTGCCGTTTTACCTGCGCTCCGGCAAACGCATGGCGCGCCGCGTCACCGAAATCGCCATCGAGTTCAAGCGCCCGCCCGGCACGCTCTTTGCCGGCGGCGGTTTCGACCTCGCTCCCAACACGCTCTCGTTCCAGATCCAGCCCGACGAAGGGCTCAACCTCATCCTCAACGGCAAGGTGCCTGGCCTCGAAACCCGCACCCAGCCGGTGAAGATGAACTTCCGCTACAGCGCCACCTTCGGTTCCAACACGCCCGAAGCCTACGAGCGCCTCGTGCTCGATGCGATGATCGGCGACGGCACGCTCTTCATCCGTGGCGACGAGGCCGAGACCTCCTGGAAACTCTACACGCCCCTCCTCGAAGCCTGGGCCGCCGCCGGCCGCGAGGGCATCGACACCTACGCCGCCGGCTCCTGGGGCCCGGCCGCCGCCGACGCCCTCCTCGCCCGCGAAGGCCACACCTGGAGAAAACCGTGA
- a CDS encoding nucleoside 2-deoxyribosyltransferase encodes MPKSSKAKVTKARSGQSSSGGNKHPAFNVYFGGELFSLKHLIGNAWLAEEIYERSHGRFLCRLPQDIEFRNRRAKTIRDKDLLALVESDLALFSFDGAELDSGTLVEFMFAKFADIPAVILRSDIRASGDQPGGAPWNLMASFWPRTVSVVAPSLILYKIVQKQRPRGDGLAAALRPPPPAGDVVTRLAGLHSSATAQRMCEVVADKVVAALEKAARLPPAMPKHLREEVYQWLARMPGLDGKEKTLRKHFEDILARKVRRDLL; translated from the coding sequence ATGCCCAAATCATCCAAGGCCAAGGTCACCAAGGCCCGGTCCGGCCAGTCCTCCTCCGGCGGCAACAAGCATCCGGCGTTCAACGTTTATTTCGGCGGCGAGCTGTTCAGCCTCAAGCACCTCATCGGCAACGCGTGGCTGGCCGAGGAAATCTACGAGCGCTCGCATGGCCGCTTCCTCTGCCGGCTGCCGCAGGACATCGAGTTTCGCAACAGGCGCGCCAAGACGATCCGCGACAAGGATCTCCTCGCCCTCGTCGAGAGCGACCTCGCCCTCTTCAGCTTCGACGGCGCCGAACTCGACAGCGGCACGCTGGTGGAATTCATGTTCGCCAAGTTTGCCGACATCCCGGCGGTGATCCTGCGCAGCGACATCCGCGCCTCCGGCGACCAGCCCGGCGGCGCACCCTGGAACCTGATGGCGAGCTTCTGGCCGCGCACCGTGTCGGTCGTCGCCCCCAGCCTCATTCTCTACAAGATCGTGCAGAAACAGCGCCCGCGCGGCGACGGCCTCGCCGCGGCCCTGCGCCCGCCGCCGCCGGCCGGGGACGTGGTCACGCGCCTGGCGGGTCTCCACAGCTCCGCGACCGCGCAGCGCATGTGCGAGGTGGTGGCGGACAAGGTGGTGGCGGCGCTCGAAAAAGCCGCCCGCCTGCCGCCCGCGATGCCGAAGCACCTGCGCGAGGAAGTGTACCAGTGGCTCGCCCGCATGCCCGGCCTCGACGGCAAGGAGAAAACATTGCGCAAGCACTTCGAGGACATCCTCGCCCGCAAGGTCCGCCGCGACCTGCTCTGA